In Dermacentor variabilis isolate Ectoservices chromosome 11, ASM5094787v1, whole genome shotgun sequence, one genomic interval encodes:
- the LOC142563076 gene encoding uncharacterized protein LOC142563076 isoform X1: MTLPPETSHSCFGFNAPTKFPGFLCQPRWTACPSERKTQPERHFRLWDEKLARALRLSAKGLPTMENESWHAITEHIHVFSAFVGAHGKRTILVTSLVRTRHPKVKRTPIRHPPLVCVIRTSKKTIQRVAYIRIVWTFYNPSFRNALILCPSPNRESPADHYVQVAVAAQNGTANSLRWLHVHHIPKKSKEKCCAVCVGPLFSAPSLWNVVEFIVHYRVMGVGTFYFYDLNMTSDLKLLIARMQYLGVDLTAVPYRLIMDATVEHEHVHAHGQVPSLYDCMFRSLSKMEYTVNVDIDELIVPLPKFSIPAMVQQAERKMKPNLGSLVIPMRYHCLEYPLNLRYSSHELLPLQTRLFRYHSSELHHTGFTKYIARSRLVREVTVHWVKEYFGSATEALRDSFNAYIRHYRECCSYLPSDIHAMLGLFWNFTRVMPDFWFGKLSERIQSDPVMRALMSEMRIDRVTDSVFLNETEDTAGIMPTTEP; encoded by the exons ATGACCCTTCCGCCAGAGACTTCCCACTCGTGCTTTGGATTCAATGCGCCGACTAAGTTTCCCGGATTCCTCTGTCAACCGAGAT GGACAGCTTGCCCGAGCGAAAGAAAGACTCAACCGGAGCGCCACTTCAGACTGTGGGATGAGAAGCTCGCCCGTGCTCTCCGCCTTTCGGCAAAAGGACTTCCGACGATGGAGAACGAGTCGTGGCACGCCATCACCGAACACATCCACGTCTTCTCAGCATTCGTCGGCGCACACGGCAAGCGTACCATCCTAGTCACCAGCCTCGTGCGAACCCGCCATCCGAAAGTCAAGAGAACTCCCATCCGACACCCACCTCTGGTTTGCGTCATTCGAACCTCAAAAAAGACCATCCAGCGCGTTGCCTACATTCGAATAGTCTGGACCTTTTATAACCCGAGCTTCAGAAACGCCTTGATCTTATGCCCATCACCTAACAGAGAAAGTCCCGCAGATCATTACGTCCAAGTGGCAGTCGCGGCTCAAAATGGCACCGCGAATTCTTTGCGGTGGCTCCACGTTCATCACATACCAAAGAAATCCAAGGAGAAGTGTTGCGCCGTATGTGTTGGGCCTTTATTCAGTGCCCCGAGCCTTTGGAATGTGGTTGAATTCATTGTTCACTACAGAGTCATGGGAGTGGGAACGTTCTACTTTTACGACCTGAATATGACCTCGGACTTGAAGCTGCTCATCGCCAGGATGCAATACTTGGGAGTCGACCTCACCGCAGTCCCCTACAGGCTTATTATGGACGCTACTGTCGAACACGAGCATGTCCACGCGCACGGCCAAGTGCCCAGCCTGTACGACTGCATGTTCCGATCCTTGTCCAAAATGGAGTACACAGTCAATGTAGACATCGACGAGCTCATAGTTCCGCTGCCGAAGTTCAGCATCCCCGCCATGGTCCAGCAAGCGGAGCGTAAAATGAAGCCTAACTTAGGAAGCCTAGTGATACCAATGAGGTACCATTGCCTTGAATACCCTCTAAACTTGCGGTACTCTAGCCACGAATTATTGCCGCTTCAGACGAGGCTGTTCCGCTATCATTCCTCCGAATTGCACCACACAGGCTTCACTAAGTACATCGCTCGGTCCAGATTAGTCAGAGAAGTTACTGTTCATTGGGTCAAGGAATACTTTGGCAGTGCCACTGAGGCCTTGCGGGACAGTTTTAATGCCTACATCAGGCATTACAGGGAGTGCTGCAGTTACCTGCCATCGGACATACACGCCATGCTCGGCTTGTTTTGGAATTTTACCCGCGTGATGCCTGATTTTTGGTTTGGAAAACTTTCTGAGCGTATTCAGAGTGATCCGGTAATGAGGGCGCTAATGAGTGAAATGCGTATTGATCGTGTGACTGACAGTGTTTTCCTCAATGAGACCGAGGACACTGCCGGCATCATGCCAACAACGGAACCCTAG
- the LOC142563076 gene encoding uncharacterized protein LOC142563076 isoform X2, giving the protein MENESWHAITEHIHVFSAFVGAHGKRTILVTSLVRTRHPKVKRTPIRHPPLVCVIRTSKKTIQRVAYIRIVWTFYNPSFRNALILCPSPNRESPADHYVQVAVAAQNGTANSLRWLHVHHIPKKSKEKCCAVCVGPLFSAPSLWNVVEFIVHYRVMGVGTFYFYDLNMTSDLKLLIARMQYLGVDLTAVPYRLIMDATVEHEHVHAHGQVPSLYDCMFRSLSKMEYTVNVDIDELIVPLPKFSIPAMVQQAERKMKPNLGSLVIPMRYHCLEYPLNLRYSSHELLPLQTRLFRYHSSELHHTGFTKYIARSRLVREVTVHWVKEYFGSATEALRDSFNAYIRHYRECCSYLPSDIHAMLGLFWNFTRVMPDFWFGKLSERIQSDPVMRALMSEMRIDRVTDSVFLNETEDTAGIMPTTEP; this is encoded by the coding sequence ATGGAGAACGAGTCGTGGCACGCCATCACCGAACACATCCACGTCTTCTCAGCATTCGTCGGCGCACACGGCAAGCGTACCATCCTAGTCACCAGCCTCGTGCGAACCCGCCATCCGAAAGTCAAGAGAACTCCCATCCGACACCCACCTCTGGTTTGCGTCATTCGAACCTCAAAAAAGACCATCCAGCGCGTTGCCTACATTCGAATAGTCTGGACCTTTTATAACCCGAGCTTCAGAAACGCCTTGATCTTATGCCCATCACCTAACAGAGAAAGTCCCGCAGATCATTACGTCCAAGTGGCAGTCGCGGCTCAAAATGGCACCGCGAATTCTTTGCGGTGGCTCCACGTTCATCACATACCAAAGAAATCCAAGGAGAAGTGTTGCGCCGTATGTGTTGGGCCTTTATTCAGTGCCCCGAGCCTTTGGAATGTGGTTGAATTCATTGTTCACTACAGAGTCATGGGAGTGGGAACGTTCTACTTTTACGACCTGAATATGACCTCGGACTTGAAGCTGCTCATCGCCAGGATGCAATACTTGGGAGTCGACCTCACCGCAGTCCCCTACAGGCTTATTATGGACGCTACTGTCGAACACGAGCATGTCCACGCGCACGGCCAAGTGCCCAGCCTGTACGACTGCATGTTCCGATCCTTGTCCAAAATGGAGTACACAGTCAATGTAGACATCGACGAGCTCATAGTTCCGCTGCCGAAGTTCAGCATCCCCGCCATGGTCCAGCAAGCGGAGCGTAAAATGAAGCCTAACTTAGGAAGCCTAGTGATACCAATGAGGTACCATTGCCTTGAATACCCTCTAAACTTGCGGTACTCTAGCCACGAATTATTGCCGCTTCAGACGAGGCTGTTCCGCTATCATTCCTCCGAATTGCACCACACAGGCTTCACTAAGTACATCGCTCGGTCCAGATTAGTCAGAGAAGTTACTGTTCATTGGGTCAAGGAATACTTTGGCAGTGCCACTGAGGCCTTGCGGGACAGTTTTAATGCCTACATCAGGCATTACAGGGAGTGCTGCAGTTACCTGCCATCGGACATACACGCCATGCTCGGCTTGTTTTGGAATTTTACCCGCGTGATGCCTGATTTTTGGTTTGGAAAACTTTCTGAGCGTATTCAGAGTGATCCGGTAATGAGGGCGCTAATGAGTGAAATGCGTATTGATCGTGTGACTGACAGTGTTTTCCTCAATGAGACCGAGGACACTGCCGGCATCATGCCAACAACGGAACCCTAG